The genomic DNA GAATAAAGAGTTGCTATCATACGCAAAGCCTGAAGCGGATTTGATTTATTGCGGGAAACTCCCGAATTATCACACGATGAAGCAAGAGACAATTAATACGTTTCTTATTAAATATGCGAAAAAAGGAAAAGTTGTAACGAGGCTTAAGGGCGGTGATCCATTTATATTTGGTAGAGGAGGAGAAGAGGCGGAAGCGCTAGCAAAGCAAGGTGTACCATTTGAAGTTGTCCCAGGTATTTCAGCTGGAATAGCTGCACCTGCATATGCTGGTATTCCGGTGACGCATCGTGATGCAAGTGCGAGTTTTGCTATTGTGACAGGGCATAGGAAAGAAGATGCTGAAGAGGAAGTGAAGTGGGAAAATTTAGCGAAAGGTATAGAGACTTTAGCTGTATATATGGGGGTTAGCAATTTACCCTACATATGTGAACAACTGATGAAGCATGGAAAAGATAAAAGGACGCCTGCTGCTATTATTGAGCGTGGAACGACATCTATGCAGCGCACAGTTGTAGGGACGTTAGGAACAATTGTAGATGTTGCGAAAAAAGAACAAATTCAAAATCCGAGCATGATTGTAATTGGAGAAGTCGTCCGTTTTAGAGAAAAAATCCATTGGTTTGAGAAACAGACAGAAAGTACGTATCAAGTAAGTGGAGTGTTATAAAATGAAAGCCGTCTTATATATATGTCATGGAAGTCGCTTGAAAGCAGCTAAAGAAGAAGCGGTTGCATTTATTACGTCATGCATGAACCGTGTAGAGGCAAGTATTCAAGAAGTTTGTTTTTTAGAGTTAGCGAGTCCAACTATTGATGAAGGATTCCGTACATGTGTGAAGCGTGGTGCTACAGAGGTTATTGTTATTCCAGTTTTTTTATTAGCGGCAGGTCATGTGAAAACAGATATCCCGTTTGAATTGGAGAAGTTAACTAATCAATTTTCGAATGTTAAAGTGACCTATGGTAATCCGTTTGGTGTATCAGAAACACTTGTTAAATCGGTGTATAGCGGAAGTGGCATTGAACAGGAAGATAAGAATGAAGTGACGTTACTTCTCGTTGCAAGAGGGAGTAGTGATCCTGAAGTATTAAGAGATATAAACTGGATCGCTTCTTTATTTCAAACGGAAGAGAAGATTAAAAAAGTAGAAGTTTGTTATTTAGCGGCTGCAGAGCCAAAATTTGAGGAGAAGTTAAAGGAAGTTGTAGAACGAAAAGAAAAGAACATCGTTGTGCTGCCTTATTTATTATTTACAGGTTTACTTATGAAACATATTGAAAAAGAAGTGCGCCAATATGAGTTGGATGAGATAAAAATAAGTCCGTATTTAGGAAAGAATGAAGCGTTTCAGTACATGTTAATTCAGAAAACGAAGAAATTATTGAAGGGAGATCAATATGTATCCACTTACAGTGCGAGTTGAGAAGAAACGTGTTGTTGTCATTGGTGGAGGGAAAGTCGCGGGATTTAAAATTATTCCTTTACTAAAACAAGGTGCAGATATAGTTGTGATAAGTCCTGAATTGGATGCGAATTTAGTGAAACTTGTAGAAGAAAAGAAAATTCGTTGGTATCAAAGGGAGTATGAAAAAAGTGATATTAAAGACGCTTTTTTAGTTGTTGCAGCGAGTAGTGATGCTGTATTAAATGAACAAATTGCTGAAGATAGCGCAGAGAATCAATTAGTAAATGTTATTACGAACCCGGAAAGTGGTAATGTTCATTTTCCGGCAGCGATTCATCGTGGGTTACTGAATGTGGCTGTTTCTACCGGAGGGGCAAGTCCGAAACTTGCAAAAAAAATTCGTGATGATATCGCAAATAAATATGATGAGGCGTATGAAGCGTATCTTGATTTTTTATACGAAGTTAGAGTAAAAGTGAAAGCATTACAAATAGAGAAAAGGCAGAGAAATATATTGTTGCAAGAGGTATTAAAGTCGATATATGTTCAAAATGAACAAAAAAGAGAATTGTTTTTACAAGAATTAGAGAGAAGAGTTTATATAGGATAATGAATAAATTGTACTTTACAACTATAAAAATATAATTTATAATCACAAGTAACTTCAATAGATGAAATCGATGAGCAAGAAGAGTATGTATATTTGATACGTTCAGAGAGCTGGGGTAAGGTGTGAGCCCGGTACGATAAAATATACAGAATGGGCTTGCGAGAGGTATGTTGAACATTGTAGTAGGCAACCCGGGTTCCGCCGTTAAAAGGATAGAGTATCGGAGTTTTTCCTGTACTTGAACAAGTGGGATTTATCAATCCAATTGAGGTGGTACCACGGTATTAACATTACATATATCGTCCTCTACATGCATATTTGCGTGTAGGGGACTTTTTTATTTTCTAAAGGAGGTGTGCGAGTATGAAATGAAAGTGTATAATTAACAAAAGTTTAAATATTCAGAAAAGGAGAAATTATGATGAAAGAAACACAGCAATGGACGTCGAAAATAGGCTTTGTACTCGCAGCAGCCGGAGCCGCAGTAGGTCTTGGTGCAATATGGAAATTTCCATATGTTGCAGGTAATGGCGGGGGAGGCGCATTCTTCCTTGTATTTTTACTATTAACTTTATTTATAGGTATGCCGCTTCTTTTAGCTGAATTTGTTATTGGACGTAGTACGCAAAAAGAGGCAGTTACAGCTTATAAAGTACTCGTACCAAATAGTAAATTGTATCCTTGGATTGGTCGTATGGGAGTTGTAACTTGTTTTAGTGTACTCTCTTTCTATAGTGTTGTAGGTGGATGGATTTTACTGTACTTATACTATAGTGTTACAGGAAGCTTCTGGAATGGTGTTGTTGATTATGGGAAATTGTTTGGTGAAACGATTTCAAATCCAGCAAGTGCGATTGGAGCGCAATTTCTCTTTATGCTTTGCACTATTTTTGTTGTAAGTAAAGGTGTAGAAAAAGGGATAGAAAAAGCAAGTAAGTATATGATGCCGTTATTATTTATTTTATTTATTGCGATCATTGTTCGTGCATTAACACTTGATGGTGCTTTTGCAGGAGTAGAGTTCTTCTTGAAACCTGATTTTTCAAAGCTTACAGCAGATACGATTTTATATGCGATGGGACAATCTTTCTTCTCGCTAACAGTAGGTGCCTCGGTAATGGTAACGTATAGTTCGTATTTGAAGAAAGAAGAACATTTAGCTAAATCAGCAACATCTATTGTAAGTTTAACTGTTTTTATTACAGTACTTGCAGGATTAGCGATTTTCCCAGCGATTTTCGCATTAGGCGTTAAGCCGACTGAAGGACCAGGATTACTGTTTATCGTCCTTCCAGCAGTATTTGCGAAAATACCATTTGGACAATTTTTCTTCATTATGTTTTTAGTTTTATTCTTCTTTGCAACGTTAACATCTGCGATTTCCATGCTTGAAATTGTAGTAGCATCTGTTGCGAAAGATAATGAGAAAAAGCGTCCGTCAGCATCATTATTAATCGGTATTCTTATTTTTGCAGTTGGAATCCCGTCAGCGTTATCGTTTGGCGTTATGAGTGATGTGAAAATATTTGGGAAAACATTCTTTGACTTAGTCGATTTCTCAGTAAGTAACGTATTGCTGCCGCTAGGAGTACTAGCTATTTCGTTATTTGTACCAAATAAAATGAGTAAAGAAATGTTAATGAAAGAATTAGAAGTTACGGAAACGAAAGGGAAAACATTATTTAATATTTGGTTCTTCTTGCTTCGTTATGTTATTCCAGTAACTGTAATTATTGTATTTTTAAATGCGATAGGCGTATTTAAAATGTTTGCATAATAAAAAGACGGAGTTTTCTCCGTCTTTTTATTATGCTGTAGGTGTATTTAATAAGCGATTATATGCTTTATAAGCTGTGATGACTGCGAGGAATGATCCGATTAAAAATAATGCTGAATCGCCAAATGTAAATAGCCGGCCAATGTAAGTTTCTCTAGCTTCTTCTATTTTTTTGCTGTAATTGTGTATTCATATGATTCACCCCGTAAAATATAGGCATTTAGTTGTAGTCTATGTGGAATGTCTATAGTGTGTGAAGTGGAAATAAAAAACTCGGTATGCACCGAGTTTTTTTCTATAATCCGATATAAGGAGATGGATCAACTGCGTTTGTCTTGCCGACATTCCATTCTCCAAGGTGAAGTTCGAAGTGTAAATGCTGTCCGTATGATTGACCAGTGTTCCCCATAAATCCAAGTTGAGTTCCTTGTTTTACAGTTTGTCCATTTGATACAGAACGGCTACTCATATGAGCATATACTGTTGTGTATGTTTTTCCGTTAATACGGTGAGATAAGTACACAACATTTCCATAACTAGATGATAATTCTGAGCGAATAACAACGCCATCAGCAGCGGCAATAATCGGAACGGTTCCTGAAGCTGCGATATCGATTCCTTTATGGTTATCTATAGAACGCACGCCAAACCCAGAAGTTTTTGATCCAGCTGCTGGCTTAATAAAGCCGCCAATATTTGTATCGTGTGGTGTTGGAGCTGCTTGAGCTTTTTGAGCAGATGTAGTAGCTTGTTTACGAGCTTCTTCTGCCTTGCGGGCTTCCTCAGCTTTGCGAGCCTCTTCGGCACGTTTTTCCTCTTCAATTGCTTTTTGAACAGCTTGACGCTGATTTTCTAAAATACCTTTAGATTCTTCTAATCCTTCAATCTCTGAATCTACTTTTGCTACTTTCGTATGTAGATCGTTAATAAAGGTTTGCTGCTGTTGCTGATTCGTTTGCAACTCTTGTTGTTTTTGAGCTAATTTCTGTTCAGATTCTTTTAGCTGTTGCTCTTTTTTCTCAACAGCCTCTTTTTCTTTCGTCACAGCATTTTGGTCAGTTGTTTGTTTTTTCACAATATCGGTATCGTTGTTTAAAATTAAACTTACAGAGTACATATTATCAACAAGATCAGCAATGTTTGTAGAAGTTGTTAATACCTCTGTAATGATATTTGTACGAGGTTTTTCTTGCATAGATTGCAAACGTTGCTTAATAACTTCCTGACGTGTATCTATGTTTGTTTGTAATTGCTCTATATGTTTCTTTTTTTCAGCGATTACTTGTTGTGTTTTATTAATTTCTTTTTTTGTATCGTTTAATTCAGCCTCGTTTTTATTAATAGAAGTAGTTAAATCGTCGATTTTCTTTTGTAATTCTTGAATTTCCTTTTCTATTTGTTCTCTCTCGGCTGATTTATTTTGTAAGTCATTTTGTTTTCCTTCTAATTCAGATTGAATATTAGATAATTTATCTTGATTCGTTTCAGCGTATGCGGGTGAAAGTAACGGAGAAACAAAAATTGTTCCTGCTGCTAAAACGCTGAACGCTGCAAATTTCTTTTTCATGGTTGTCTGGCTCCTTTCCCTATGAATGTTATATATCATAAGAAGAAGAGTGTCTATCGTTGTAACCATAATGTAAAGAAAATTTTATAAAATTGCTAAGTTTTGTCGGAATTTATCATCTTTCAACGATAAATTTCATGTTAGGTGCATTTTTGAAATTTGTGTAATAAGGATGTATTTTTAAGTTATTTTGTAAAATAAAGGTAAAAATAGATTTGTTTTATGTAGTGAAATATTAGATAGAAACCCAATAAAACACTAGTAAGGGATCGTTCTCATGTGAGGTTTTCTGACATGGGTTTTGTTTTTGTCAAGAAAATTATTTGCATTCGAGCAAAGTTATTTTGTTGTCAGATTTAAAATTTTGATTTATGATTTTTAACAGGGACAAAATGTAGTGAATTGTCGAATAATATGTAATACTCTTAATTTCAAGTTTTATAAATATAGAATGAGAGATAGAGTGACACATCGAAGAGGGGGTTACAACAAATATGAAAAGAATAGGACTTGCATGGCAAATTTTAATTGGACTTGCCCTAGGTATCGCGGTGGGGGCAATTTTTTATGGCGATAGCACAGTTGTAGGATACCTAAAACCAATTGGTGATATTTTTATCCGATTAATTAAAATGATCGTTGTGCCGATTGTTGTAGCAAGTATTGTTGTTGGAGTTGCTGGTGTTGGCGATGTTAAAAAACTAGGCCGATTAGGCGGGAAAACAATTCTTTATTTTGAAATCATTACAACACTTGCAATTGTTATTGGTCTATTAATAGCGAATATTTTCCAACCAGGAAAAGGCGTGAATATGGATCAATTAACAAAGACTGATATTTCTAAATATGCAGAAACAACAGCTCAAGTACAAAGTCATTCGTTTGCAGATACATTTGTGAATATCGTTCCAACGAATATTATGAAATCATTGGTTGAGGGCGATATGCTTGCGATTATCTTCTTCTCTGTACTATTTGGTTTAGGAGTTGCGGCGATTGGTGAAAGAGGAAGACCGGTTCTTCAATTTTTCCAAGGTGTAGCAGATGCGATGTTCTACGTGACTAACCAAGTTATGAAATTTGCACCGTTTGGTGTATTCGCATTAATTGGTGTA from Bacillus basilensis includes the following:
- the cobA gene encoding uroporphyrinogen-III C-methyltransferase, with product MGKVYIVGAGPGDPDLITVKGLKCIEKADVILYDRLVNKELLSYAKPEADLIYCGKLPNYHTMKQETINTFLIKYAKKGKVVTRLKGGDPFIFGRGGEEAEALAKQGVPFEVVPGISAGIAAPAYAGIPVTHRDASASFAIVTGHRKEDAEEEVKWENLAKGIETLAVYMGVSNLPYICEQLMKHGKDKRTPAAIIERGTTSMQRTVVGTLGTIVDVAKKEQIQNPSMIVIGEVVRFREKIHWFEKQTESTYQVSGVL
- a CDS encoding sirohydrochlorin chelatase, encoding MKAVLYICHGSRLKAAKEEAVAFITSCMNRVEASIQEVCFLELASPTIDEGFRTCVKRGATEVIVIPVFLLAAGHVKTDIPFELEKLTNQFSNVKVTYGNPFGVSETLVKSVYSGSGIEQEDKNEVTLLLVARGSSDPEVLRDINWIASLFQTEEKIKKVEVCYLAAAEPKFEEKLKEVVERKEKNIVVLPYLLFTGLLMKHIEKEVRQYELDEIKISPYLGKNEAFQYMLIQKTKKLLKGDQYVSTYSAS
- a CDS encoding NAD(P)-binding protein, yielding MYPLTVRVEKKRVVVIGGGKVAGFKIIPLLKQGADIVVISPELDANLVKLVEEKKIRWYQREYEKSDIKDAFLVVAASSDAVLNEQIAEDSAENQLVNVITNPESGNVHFPAAIHRGLLNVAVSTGGASPKLAKKIRDDIANKYDEAYEAYLDFLYEVRVKVKALQIEKRQRNILLQEVLKSIYVQNEQKRELFLQELERRVYIG
- a CDS encoding sodium-dependent transporter translates to MKETQQWTSKIGFVLAAAGAAVGLGAIWKFPYVAGNGGGGAFFLVFLLLTLFIGMPLLLAEFVIGRSTQKEAVTAYKVLVPNSKLYPWIGRMGVVTCFSVLSFYSVVGGWILLYLYYSVTGSFWNGVVDYGKLFGETISNPASAIGAQFLFMLCTIFVVSKGVEKGIEKASKYMMPLLFILFIAIIVRALTLDGAFAGVEFFLKPDFSKLTADTILYAMGQSFFSLTVGASVMVTYSSYLKKEEHLAKSATSIVSLTVFITVLAGLAIFPAIFALGVKPTEGPGLLFIVLPAVFAKIPFGQFFFIMFLVLFFFATLTSAISMLEIVVASVAKDNEKKRPSASLLIGILIFAVGIPSALSFGVMSDVKIFGKTFFDLVDFSVSNVLLPLGVLAISLFVPNKMSKEMLMKELEVTETKGKTLFNIWFFLLRYVIPVTVIIVFLNAIGVFKMFA
- a CDS encoding murein hydrolase activator EnvC; protein product: MKKKFAAFSVLAAGTIFVSPLLSPAYAETNQDKLSNIQSELEGKQNDLQNKSAEREQIEKEIQELQKKIDDLTTSINKNEAELNDTKKEINKTQQVIAEKKKHIEQLQTNIDTRQEVIKQRLQSMQEKPRTNIITEVLTTSTNIADLVDNMYSVSLILNNDTDIVKKQTTDQNAVTKEKEAVEKKEQQLKESEQKLAQKQQELQTNQQQQQTFINDLHTKVAKVDSEIEGLEESKGILENQRQAVQKAIEEEKRAEEARKAEEARKAEEARKQATTSAQKAQAAPTPHDTNIGGFIKPAAGSKTSGFGVRSIDNHKGIDIAASGTVPIIAAADGVVIRSELSSSYGNVVYLSHRINGKTYTTVYAHMSSRSVSNGQTVKQGTQLGFMGNTGQSYGQHLHFELHLGEWNVGKTNAVDPSPYIGL